The Capsicum annuum cultivar UCD-10X-F1 unplaced genomic scaffold, UCD10Xv1.1 ctg79762, whole genome shotgun sequence region GATTTAGTCATGATACTTCAGTTGCTAAATAATGACATTGTCTTTATCTAGGCTGTTATATTTTTGAAGGTTTACTTATCCCACTAGtgcatatctttttttttttccctatAGGGATCTTTTGTGCTTTTCAATGGCAAATTCAAAGGGGCCGTGTACCATGACAAATATGATGTACAATGGGAAGAGCTCTTTACTGCCTCCTAAAAGTCCATTTCCTAGTATGGCTCCCTCATACGTCGATTATGTCCCTGGTTCTGCTGTCAACCAAAAGGGCATTCTGAAGCCAAGAGATGGACATTCACACCATCAGCGTACTTCCTCTGAAAGCTGTCTTATAGAGGAGCAACCGTCTTGGTTGGATGATCTTCTTAATGAGCCAGAAACTCCTGTGCGCAGAGGCAGCCATCGGCGTTCATCTAGTGACTCCTTTGCATATTTTGATGCTGCTAACACTGCATCCTTAGATTACATAGCTCAAGTTGATAACAAGTTCAGAAATATGCATCCTATCCCTTCCTGGGGGTCTCAAGACTTTGATTATTACAAAGATGCTCGACAAACTGCTTCTTATGTCGATCAGAACTCTTCAATCCGACGCAAGAATAGGGAAAAAGATGTATCTTCAACTACAGTCTCACATCTCCGTAGCCTTTCCTCTCCTGGGGAAGATCTCCGTATTCAGTGGCCTGGATCACAAAGCCTCCCACTAGACGGAGACAGGCCTAGATCTGCAGGAAGTGACAAGCAGGATGTAGCCGAATCTGGCCCTCCTTATCCAAAAGGGTCCGCTGAAAAAAAAGATTCTTCTCAGAATAAGAGTTCATCAGAAACTGACACAAAACGTGCGAAACAGTAAGTTCAAAGCACTCTGCAAACCCTCTATACCACCTACCCTTTGCTTGAAAGAAACTTTGGGAAGTCAGAAGGAGATGAGTTTGTTAATTTGGTTTTTGCTTGAGAGCTTAGTTTAAGATAAGTGAAATATTTGATCAGACGATTTTCTTTTTGTGGATAACCGAGATACCCCTTTGAGCCGTGGTGCACTGTTTGAAACTCGGTGGATAATGGGTGCGCCGTGCCCTCTATCCTTCTCCACTTAAATACCAAACTTTTTCCTGCGGCTGGGTCCAAATAATGGCCTTTTTTATTTCAGTCGTATTCCAAGTCTGTCGTTTACGGTGGATGGGTAAGTAGGAGCAGATCTATGTGGTTAGACTAAGTGGCTGAGAAGGTTAACGAGCTTCCTGCTATGGTGAAGTGAGAGATCTTTCACTATAGTGGGAAAGGTCTTTGCTTTTTATCATCTTAACATATCAAGTGGCTTTATCTTAGTTGAAATGGAGCCTTTCTTGTCTGTAAATCTCTGTCAAGATCCAGGATATTCTTTATATTAATGTATTTTAGCATCTTATGTTGAGGTGTCCCCTCCCCCCTCCAAATATGAAGTTTTTTAACATTTAAAGGTATCATAAAATACAGGCAATTCGCTCAGCGGTCACGAGTCAGAAAGCTTCAATACATTGCTGAATTGGAAAGAAATGTACAAGCTTTGCAGGCATGTCTCAGCTGAAACTTTGAAACACATACACCGATTCCTGGACATGAAATGGGTGTTGCATTTTggtaaaattattaatttgactAGTTTTTGTGATTTCAGGCTGAAGGTTCTGAAGTGTCTGCTGAGCTTGAATTCCTTAACCAGCAGAATCTGATCCTCAGCATGGAGAATAAAGCCCTAAAGCAGCGCTTAGAAAGTTTAGCTCAGGAACAGCTTATAAAGTATTGTAAGTTTCTTTATCTGTTATACTGAATTTATGTACTTGTTTCTAGTGCTTGTAGTCTTGAATTATTTTGATAAAGTTGATTATGCAGCAGGTCTCATGAGTCCAAACCTTACATAGGCGGCAATTAGGTTTATCTGGAATAAGTAATTATATACTATTGATTGTTTTATGGTGAATAAAACA contains the following coding sequences:
- the LOC107839904 gene encoding uncharacterized protein At4g06598; amino-acid sequence: MANSKGPCTMTNMMYNGKSSLLPPKSPFPSMAPSYVDYVPGSAVNQKGILKPRDGHSHHQRTSSESCLIEEQPSWLDDLLNEPETPVRRGSHRRSSSDSFAYFDAANTASLDYIAQVDNKFRNMHPIPSWGSQDFDYYKDARQTASYVDQNSSIRRKNREKDVSSTTVSHLRSLSSPGEDLRIQWPGSQSLPLDGDRPRSAGSDKQDVAESGPPYPKGSAEKKDSSQNKSSSETDTKRAKQQFAQRSRVRKLQYIAELERNVQALQAEGSEVSAELEFLNQQNLILSMENKALKQRLESLAQEQLIKYLEHEVLERERGRLRALYQQQQQPQPQPQPQKPSYSHRRTTSRDLDQQFANLSLKQKEAEHDAVSGQLHI